DNA from Puniceicoccaceae bacterium:
TCATGGAAAAAACCATGTCGGGAGCCTTTGTCGGACGACTCGTTGCGGTGGTCATCAACGAAGCGGTTAAGCAGGGGTGCGTAAAATCGGCGGTACCCGAGCGACTGTCGACCAAACACGTGAATGATTTTCTGCTTGGCAAAGGTGGGTCGGACAATCCCTTGATTGCGAACTGCGAAGCGAATGCTGCAAACTTCGAGGATTATTTTACGATCATCAACGAAGTCTTGAAACGGGCGGCCAAGTTTGCCGCCATTGCATTGGTGGCCACAGCGACACGATCTGGATCGAGGGACAATTTTTCGGCGCCGCTGCTCTTGTCGATTGATGGATCTTCCTATGCGGGAGAATACTTTTATCGTGAACGCATTGAGGCTTATCTGTGGAAGCACCTGCGTAAAAAACACGGCATCTGCTTCCAGATCATCCGGCCGGAGAACGCATCGCTGCTGGGTGCATCGGTCGCGGCACTTGGCTCACAATTGGGCTGAGCATAGTTGAGCGAAAAACGAAAGTTTCTCAGGTATTGCAGCCCGCGATCCGTAATTGCGGATTATCAATAGCAGCGAATGCAGTGCTTGCGGTTGGATAAGGAAGTTGCAGAGTTGGAGCGCTATGAGTTTTGGAGAACAGTTTGTGTGGGGGGCGGCGACCTCCTCTTTTCAGATTGAGGGTGGATTTGACCAGGATGGGCGCGGTGCGTCGATCTGGGATGAATTCACGCGATTGCCCAACCGCGTGATGCGGAATCACGGCGGGGAACTGGCGTGTGATCATCGCAACCGCTACCGGGAGGATGTGAAGCTGATGGCGCAGATCGGATTGAAGGCATACCGGTTCTCCATTGCCTGGCCTCGTGTGATGCCGGATGGAACAGGTTCGATCAGTGAGCAGGGGCTGGATTTCTACAGTGATTTGGTGGATGCTCTGCTGGAGCATGGCATCACACCCTGGGTCACCCTGTACCACTGGGATTTGCCATGGTCTCTGCATTTGCGGGGAGGTTGGCTCAACCCGGAAATCTCCGATGCATTTGAGGCGTACGCCGAAGCGGTTGTCAAACGGTTGGGGGATCGCGTGACGCATTGGATGACGATCAATGAACCGCAGGTCATCACGTGCATGGGCTATGCGGACGGCAGTTTTGCTCCCGGACTCAAGCTGTCGCTCAAGGAACTGTGCATCGTTTCCAAAAACCTGCTCTTGTCACACGGAAAAGCGGTGCGCGTGATTCGTGGAATTCAGGGTGAGCGGGCACAGGTGGGTTGGGCACCTGTCGGAGTGTTAACTCAGCCGCTCGAGGTGAAGCAGGCTCATGTGGATGCGGCGCGACAGGCGACCTTTGATGTTCGCGCACCTGGGGATCACAGTCCCGCGCAGCTCAGGCAGACCTTTTGGAACAGCGCTTGGTGGATGGATCCGGTGTATCGGGGGACTTTTCCCGAAGTGGCATTGCAGCGATTTGGCAACCACATCCCACGGGATTTTGAGCAGGGCCTCGACATCATCTGTCAACCCGCCGATTTTTTCGCCGCGAACATCTATATTTCCGAATTTGCGGAAAGCGACGGAAACGGGGGGTATCGACAGGTGGACCCCGGGCCGGATACAGCGTCCAATACGATGGGGTGGGATATTTGTCCGGATGCGCTGTATTGGGGTGCTCGTTTTTTTCACGAACGCTATCAGTTGCCCATCGTGGTGACCGAAAATGGAATTCCGCAGACGGACCTGCTGGTGGACGGCAAGGTCAGCGATCCCAATCGCATCGAATTCATGTCGGCATACCTTAAGGGATTGAAGCAGGCGTCAAGGGAAGGAGTGCCCGTGCACGGCTATTTCTACTGGTCCTTGATGGACAATTTTGAGTGGAGCAGTGGATACAAGCAGCGATTTGGCATTGTGCATGTGGACTATGCCACACAGCGACGCACGCTCAAGCAGTCAGCGCACTGGTATGGGGATGTCATTCGCAGCAACGGTGCAATCCTCGGCTAAGGGAGGAATCGCACGCCAGAGAGGGCAAGTTCCCATCTGTGAAAGGGTGTTCGGTGTGTGATTGTGCACAGCCGTGAAAAGCGAGCAAAAACGCGCGCTGCAGGGGATAAATGTATTGCATGTTGCGAGTTTTGCTATATCGCGTTGTTGTTTTGCACGATTTCACCATCGCGTAGATTTCAACAGGAAATATTCAAATGACAGACTTATCAAAGTGCAGGAACATCGGGATCTTTGCCCACGTTGACGCGGGAAAGACGACGACATCAGAGCGAATTTTGAAGCTCACCGGTATGATTCACAAGATCGGTGAAGTGCACGACGGCGCGGCCACCACCGACTTCATGGAACAGGAGCAGGAACGGGGAATTACGATTCAGTCCGCTGCGGTGACCTGTGAGTGGAAGGGGCACAAATTCAACGTTATCGATACTCCAGGGCACGTGGATTTCACCATTGAAGTGTATCGTTCGCTGAAGGTACTTGAC
Protein-coding regions in this window:
- a CDS encoding GH1 family beta-glucosidase, whose translation is MSFGEQFVWGAATSSFQIEGGFDQDGRGASIWDEFTRLPNRVMRNHGGELACDHRNRYREDVKLMAQIGLKAYRFSIAWPRVMPDGTGSISEQGLDFYSDLVDALLEHGITPWVTLYHWDLPWSLHLRGGWLNPEISDAFEAYAEAVVKRLGDRVTHWMTINEPQVITCMGYADGSFAPGLKLSLKELCIVSKNLLLSHGKAVRVIRGIQGERAQVGWAPVGVLTQPLEVKQAHVDAARQATFDVRAPGDHSPAQLRQTFWNSAWWMDPVYRGTFPEVALQRFGNHIPRDFEQGLDIICQPADFFAANIYISEFAESDGNGGYRQVDPGPDTASNTMGWDICPDALYWGARFFHERYQLPIVVTENGIPQTDLLVDGKVSDPNRIEFMSAYLKGLKQASREGVPVHGYFYWSLMDNFEWSSGYKQRFGIVHVDYATQRRTLKQSAHWYGDVIRSNGAILG